The nucleotide sequence TGATCCGCGCCTTCGACATCGAGACCGGCGCGCTGGTGTGGAACTGGGATTCGGGCCGGCCCGAGGACACGGCGCCGATCGGCCCGGGCCGGACCTATTCCGTCAACTCGCCCAACAGCTGGTCGATCTCGAGCGTGGACGAGAAGCTCGGCATGGTCTACGTGCCCATGGGCAACCAGCCGCCCGACCAGTGGGGCGGCAAGCGCACCGAGGGCGCGGAGCGCTACGCATCGTCGCTGGTCGCGCTCGACCTCGCGACCGGCCGCGTGCGCTGGCATTTCCAGACCGTGCACCACGACCTCTGGGACTACGACGTGCCCGCGCAGCCCAGCCTGGTCGACCTGCGCGTGGGCAGTGTGCGCGTGCCGGCGCTGGTGCAGCCGACCAAGCAGGGCGAGCTGTTCGTGCTCGACCGCCGCACCGGCCAGCCGGTGGTGCCGGTGCGCGAGCAGGCCGCGCCGCAGGGCGCCGCGCAGGGCGACCGCACGGCGCCGACGCAGCCGGTGTCGGGCCTGTCCTTCGATCCGCCCGCGCTGCGGCCGGCCGACATGTGGGGCGCCACCGTGTTCGACCAGCTGGCCTGCCGGATCGCCTTCCACCGGCTGCGCTACGAGGGCCGCTTCACGCCGCCGTCGACGCAGGGCTCGCTGATCTATCCGGGCAACTTCGGCGTCTTCAACTGGGGTGGCGTGGCGGTCGATCCGCAGCGCCAGATCGCGTTCGCCACGCCGGCCTCGCTGGCCTTCGTCTCCACCTTGATCCCGCGCACCGACGACAGCACGCTCTACGTGCAGGGCGGCAAGCCGCCCGAAGGCAGCCTGCCGGCGCTCAACGAGAACTTCGGCGCGCCCTTCGCGGTGAAGCTCAAGCCCTTCACCTCGGCGCTCGGCCTGCCGTGCCAGGCGCCGCCCTGGGGCCACGTGGCCGCCGCCGACCTGCGCAGCGGCCAGATCCTCTGGAAGCACAAGAACGGCACCGTGCGCGACAGCTCGCCGCTGCCGCTGCCGCTGCCCTTCGCGATGGGCGTGCCCAGCCTCGGCGGTCCGATCCTCACGGGCGGCGGCGTGGCCTTCCTCTCGGGCACGCTCGACTACTACCTGCGCGCCTACGACGTGAACAGCGGCCGCGAGATCTGGCGCAGCCGCCTGCCCGCGGGCGGCCAGGCCACGCCGATGACCTACGAGGGCGCGGACGGCCGCCAGTACGTGGTGGTGGCCGCGGGCGGCCATGGCTCGCTGGGCACGCGCACCGGCGACCACGTGATCGCTTACGCGCTGCCCAAGCGCTAGGAACTCAATCGAGCTGCAGGCCCGCGTCCTGCGCCGCCTTCGGCAGGATCGCCAGTTCGCGCTTGAGCACCTCGGCGAAGGCCTCGGGCGTGTTGCCGGTCGCGGGCGCCACGCCGCCCAGGTCGTTGAGCCGCTTGCGGAAGGCCGGCTCGGCCGTGATCTTGGCGATCTTCTCGCCGAGCAGCTTGACCACCGCGGGCGGCGTCTTCGCGGGCGCGACCACGCCGAACCAGACGTCGAAGTCCACGCCGCCGGGCACGCCCTGCTCGGTCAGGGTCGGCACCTCGGGCCACAGCTCGGAGCGGCCGTTGCGCAGCTGGCCGATGGCCTTGAGCTTGCCCGACTGGATGAAGCTGCGCACGTCGCCCGTGCCCAGCAGGCCCCAGCTCACCTCGTTGGCCATCAGCGCCTGCACCAGCGGCGCGCCGCCCTTGTAGGGCACGTGCGTGAAGTTGCCGTCGGCGTTGGCGTTGAAGGCTTCCGACGCCAGGTGCGAGAGCCCGCCCGCGCCGGCCGAGCCGTAGGGCATGCCGCCCTTGCCGGCCTTCTTGCCCGCGGCCAGCAGTTCCTGCACGTTCTTGTACGGCGACTTCTCGGGCACCACCAGCAGCAGCGGCGCCAGCGACACGCGCGCGACCGGCACGAAGTCGGAAGCCTGGAAGCCCGCCTTCTTGTAGATGACCGGGTTGATCGACAGCATGCCCGTGAGCGTCACCGCCAGCGTGTAGCCGTCGGGCGGGCTCTGCACCACGTTGACCATGGCGATGTTGCCGCCCGCGCCGGGCCGGTTGTCGACCAGCACGGTCTGGCCCAGCTCCTCCTGCAGGCGCGGGCCCAGCATGCGCGCGGCCACGTCGGTGGCGCCGCCCGGCGGGTAGGGAACGACCAGGCGGATCGGCTTGGTCGGATAGGCCGCGTCCTGCGCCAGGGCGGCGCCGCCCAGGCCCAGGGCCAGGGATCCCGCCGTGACGACACGGCCGATGAGGGTGAGGGTACGCACGTGTGCTCCTGATTCTTCTGATGGGAAAACGGGTGAGGCCGGCTCAGCGGACCTCGTAGTGCGCCTGCCGTTCCTCGAGCGCATGCCAGCCGATGATGTGCTTGAAGTCGGCCATCGAGGTCTGCGCGAAGGGCAGGTCGGCGAAATCGCCCGAGCGGCGGCGCGCCAGTTCGCGCAGGTTGGCCTGCACCGTGTGCACGGTGGTCAGCAGGCCCGCGATCGGATAGCTCGCGAAGGCCGCCACGCTCTCGATCTGTTCGCGCGTCAGCGCCGTCATCCAGGTGCCGGCCATCAGCATCAGCGACAGCCGCCGGCCGCAGGCCTCGCGCAGCTGCGCCAGCTGCTCGTAGCGCTCGAAGGTGCGCGAGATCGGCTGGATCAGGTCGGCGCCGGCCTCGGCATAGCGCGCGGCGCGCTCGAGCGCCTCGCCCGGGTCCTGGGCATCGGTGCGCGCGACGATCAGCAGGTCGGGGTCGAGGCGCGCATCGAGCGCGGCCTTGATGCGCGCCACCGCGTCGTCGATGGACACCAGCGTGGAGGGCGCCGCGGCGGCCGGGCAGCGCTTGGGGCTGACCTGGTCCTCGAGCTGCAGCGCCGCGGCGCCGGCCTTCTCGAATTCGCGCACGGCCCGGCCCACGTTGAGCACGCTGCCGTAGCCGGTATCGGCGTCGACGAAGATCGGCTTGCGCACCACGTTCGCCATGCGGTTCACGGTGGCGACGTTCTCGCTTAGCGTGTAGAGCTCCATGTCGGGCTGGCCCAGCAGCGCGGCCGAGACGCCGAAGCCGGTGCTGAAGATGCCGTCGAACTCGGACTGGTCGACCAGCAGGGCCGACAGCGCGTCCTGCGCGCCGCCGAACCAGAGCGTCGGGCCGTGGGTGATGCGCTGGCGCAGGGCCTGGCGGGATGAAGTCATCGTGTGTCTCCAGAAAAAGGGCGTGGCGACCCGACATGGGCGCTGCGCCATGAACTCACTGCAAGGGAAAGGAAGAAGGGCTCAGCTCGCGGGAACCACGCGGCGCTTCAGGTAGGGAATGAGTCCGCCCGCGTCGAGCATGCCGCGCTCGGATTCGGAGAAGGGCTGCAGCATCAAGGTCTGGCCCGAGCGCAGGTTCCTCACTTCGTTCGTGTCCCAGTCGACCGTCAGTGCGT is from Variovorax paradoxus and encodes:
- a CDS encoding membrane-bound PQQ-dependent dehydrogenase, glucose/quinate/shikimate family, with the protein product MPSSTRPRASALLLVLALLIGLAGLGLVVAGGWLVALGGSWYYLLAGLGLIATAALLPRGGGRGLMVYALVVAFTLAWALWEVGLAWWPMAARGDLFFLLGLLLLTPWVARALARRDGAGVVASRRALSLVLAAFAVAAVLSWVRGDERLEGIAPQADPPFTSEALPPAGADWTAYGGTAMGQRYSTLGQITPVNVSQLQEAWHYRTGDVRGQPGDPEETTFEVTPLKVGERLFLCTPHQSVVALNATTGQELWRHTPKIAPSLALQHLTCRGLSYQPPPAAAPSPNLSADGACAAKLFMPTADGRVLALDPESGKPCMRFGGGSGQIDLWKNMPNVKPGSYYATSPVVVTRSLIVVGGTVLDNVSTQETSGVIRAFDIETGALVWNWDSGRPEDTAPIGPGRTYSVNSPNSWSISSVDEKLGMVYVPMGNQPPDQWGGKRTEGAERYASSLVALDLATGRVRWHFQTVHHDLWDYDVPAQPSLVDLRVGSVRVPALVQPTKQGELFVLDRRTGQPVVPVREQAAPQGAAQGDRTAPTQPVSGLSFDPPALRPADMWGATVFDQLACRIAFHRLRYEGRFTPPSTQGSLIYPGNFGVFNWGGVAVDPQRQIAFATPASLAFVSTLIPRTDDSTLYVQGGKPPEGSLPALNENFGAPFAVKLKPFTSALGLPCQAPPWGHVAAADLRSGQILWKHKNGTVRDSSPLPLPLPFAMGVPSLGGPILTGGGVAFLSGTLDYYLRAYDVNSGREIWRSRLPAGGQATPMTYEGADGRQYVVVAAGGHGSLGTRTGDHVIAYALPKR
- a CDS encoding tripartite tricarboxylate transporter substrate binding protein; this translates as MRTLTLIGRVVTAGSLALGLGGAALAQDAAYPTKPIRLVVPYPPGGATDVAARMLGPRLQEELGQTVLVDNRPGAGGNIAMVNVVQSPPDGYTLAVTLTGMLSINPVIYKKAGFQASDFVPVARVSLAPLLLVVPEKSPYKNVQELLAAGKKAGKGGMPYGSAGAGGLSHLASEAFNANADGNFTHVPYKGGAPLVQALMANEVSWGLLGTGDVRSFIQSGKLKAIGQLRNGRSELWPEVPTLTEQGVPGGVDFDVWFGVVAPAKTPPAVVKLLGEKIAKITAEPAFRKRLNDLGGVAPATGNTPEAFAEVLKRELAILPKAAQDAGLQLD
- a CDS encoding isocitrate lyase/PEP mutase family protein; this encodes MTSSRQALRQRITHGPTLWFGGAQDALSALLVDQSEFDGIFSTGFGVSAALLGQPDMELYTLSENVATVNRMANVVRKPIFVDADTGYGSVLNVGRAVREFEKAGAAALQLEDQVSPKRCPAAAAPSTLVSIDDAVARIKAALDARLDPDLLIVARTDAQDPGEALERAARYAEAGADLIQPISRTFERYEQLAQLREACGRRLSLMLMAGTWMTALTREQIESVAAFASYPIAGLLTTVHTVQANLRELARRRSGDFADLPFAQTSMADFKHIIGWHALEERQAHYEVR